A single region of the Podospora pseudopauciseta strain CBS 411.78 chromosome 1, whole genome shotgun sequence genome encodes:
- the PMT1 gene encoding Dolichyl-phosphate-mannose--protein mannosyltransferase 1 (COG:O; EggNog:ENOG503NUGH; CAZy:GT39), giving the protein MARSAAAKAASGRVSPPLPPNPAPTQPIPGTVSTSLKNKNKGASKRPNDYTSEGVADNDVFLLPGSDYQLLLGITFLAAAVRLFRIYQPTSVVFDEVHFGGFASKYIKGKFFMDVHPPLAKLMITLFGYLAGFDGNFDFKEIGKDYLEPGVPYVAMRLFPAICGVLLAPTMFLTLKAAGCRTFIAAMGACLIIFENGLLTQARLILLDSPLMIATAFTALAFTSFTNQQELGPSRAFSPSWWFWLVMTGLGLGMTVSIKWVGLFTIAWVGGLTLVQLWVLWGDHKNVTISTFSKHFLARAFCLIAIPVAFYMAMFGIHFLCLVNPGEGDGFMSSEFQSTLNSKGMQDVPADVLMGSKVSIRHVNTQGGYLHSHPLMYPTGSKQQQITLYPHKDDNNLWFLENQTQPLGADGLPINGTNAWNNLEETPYIKNGAIIRVYHVPTHRRLHSHDVRPPVTEAEWQNEVSAYGYEGFDGDANDFFRVEIVKKKSKAGVAQERLRTIDTKFRLVHVMTGCVLFSHKVKLPAWASEQQEVTCARGGTLPNSLWYIESNEHAKLGPDAEKVNYANPGFLGKFWELQKVMWKTNAGLVESHAWDSRPDSWPILRRGINFWGRNHRQIYLIGNPIVWWSATAAVVIYILFKGIAVLRWQRSFNDYADPVFKRFDYEIGTSVLGWALHYFPFYLMQRQLFLHHYFPALYFSVIAFCQIFDFVVARISALGLKKNPLIGKAGALLFLLISVAAFTLLSPLAYGNAWTKAECKRVKLFNTWDWDCNTFLDSYEAYDQLAKSPAAASPTSTSKPSVNVQAPAPAENPVAAGEQAKAPAVEQPKEKVSGAPAAGEQRVVHTEERVEYRDQDGNLLDMEQVKALEGKVEFKTRYETRTRIIDAAGNEVFVGAQEGAPVPVAPPHPDVEGVDRETPKNLVPDESIPAAEKSVEGEKEAEGKVPKPASESKEKTAKEEL; this is encoded by the exons ATGGCTCGATCGGCAGCCGCAAAAGCGGCATCCGGCCGGGTATCTCCTCCCCTGCCACCGAACCCAGCACctacccaacccatcccagGCACCGTCTCGACAAGCttgaagaacaagaacaagggAGCTTCGAAGCGCCCCAACGACTACACGTCCGAGGGCGTGGCCGATAACGATGTTTTCCTGCTCCCAGGCTCCGATTACCAGCTCTTGCTTGGTATCACCTTCCTGGCCGCTGCGGTGCGCCTGTTCCGCATCTATCAGCCCACCAGCGTCGTCTTCGATGAGGTCCA CTTCGGCGGCTTCGCTTCCAAGTATATCAAGGGCAAGTTCTTCATGGACGTCCACCCTCCTCTGGCAAAATTGATGATCACCCTCTTCGGTTACCTCGCTGGCTTTGATGGAAACTTCGACTTCAAGGAGATTGGCAAGGACTACCTTGAGCCTGGCGTTCCTTATGTCGCCATGCGCTTGTTCCCTGCTATCTGCGGTGTTCTTCTGGCTCCTACCATGTTCCTCACGCTCAAGGCTGCCGGTTGCCGCACCTTCATCGCCGCCATGGGTGCTTGCTTGATCATTTTTG AGAACGGTCTGCTTACCCAGGCACGCCTTATCTTGCTTGACTCCCCCCTGATGATTGCTACGGCTTTCACCGCGCTTGCTttcacctccttcaccaaccagCAGGAGCTCGGCCCCTCTAGAGCTTTCTCCCCAAGTTGGTGGTTCTGGCTTGTCATGACCGGTCTTGGTCTCGGCATGACTGTCAGCATCAAGTGGGTGGGCCTGTTCACGATTGCCTGGGTTGGCGGCTTGACCTTGGTCCAGCTCTGGGTTCTGTGGGGTGATCACAAAAACGTCACTATTAGCACCTTCTCCAAGCACTTCTTGGCCCGTGCTTTCTGCTTGATTGCCATTCCCGTGGCTTTTTACATGGCCATGTTCGGTATCCACTTCCTCTGCCTGGTTAACCCTGGCGAGGGTGATGGCTTCATGAGCTCCGAGTTCCAGTCTACCCTCAACTCCAAGGGCATGCAGGATGTCCCTGCCGATGTTCTTATGGGCAGCAAGGTCTCCATCAGGCACGTCAACACCCAGGGCGGCTATCTTCACTCGCACCCGCTCATGTATCCCACCGGatccaagcagcagcagatcaCTCTCTACCCTCACAAGGACGACAACAACCTTTGGTTCCTCGAGAACCAGACCCAGCCTCTTGGCGCTGACGGTCTGCCTATCAACGGTACCAACGCGTGGAACAACCTTGAGGAGACTCCTTACATCAAGAACGGTGCCATCATTCGTGTCTACCATGTTCCCACTCACCGCCGCCTTCACTCTCACGATGTTCGCCCCCCTGTTACCGAAGCTGAGTGGCAGAACGAGGTGTCTGCTTATGGTTATGAGGGATTCGATGGAGACGCCAATGACTTTTTCCGTGTCGAAAttgtcaagaagaagtcCAAAGCCGGTGTTGCTCAGGAGCGCCTTCGCACCATTGACACCAAGTTCAGACTTGTCCACGTCATGACCGGCTGTGTCCTGTTCTCGCACAAGGTCAAGCTCCCCGCGTGGGCCTCTGAACAGCAAGAGGTTACCTGCGCTCGTGGTGGCACTCTTCCTAACAGTCTCTGGTACATTGAGTCCAACGAGCACGCCAAGCTTGGTCCCGACGCCGAGAAGGTCAACTATGCCAACCCTGGCTTCTTGGGCAAGTTCTGGGAGCTCCAGAAGGTTATGTGGAAGACCAACGCTGGACTTGTCGAATCCCACGCGTGGGACTCCCGCCCAGACTCCTGGCCCATCCTCCGCCGTGGTATCAACTTCTGGGGCAGAAACCACCGCCAGATCTACCTCATTGGCAACCCCATTGTTTGGTGGAGCGCCACAGCTGCCGTCGTTATCTACATCTTGTTCAAGGGAATCGCTGTTCTCCGCTGGCAGCGTAGCTTCAATGATTACGCTGACCCGGTTTTCAAGCGCTTTGATTACGAGATTGGCACGTCTGTGCTCGGCTGGGCTCTTCATTACTTCCCGTTCTATCTGATGCAGCGCCAGCTGTTCCTCCACCACTACTTCCCCGCTCTCTACTTCTCCGTCATTGCTTTCTGCCAGATCTTCGACTTTGTTGTTGCGCGGATTTCGGCTCTTGGCTTGAAGAAGAACCCTCTTATCGGCAAGGCCGGTgctctccttttcctgcttATCTCGGTCGCCGCCTTCACCTTGCTTTCTCCTCTTGCTTACGGCAACGCCTGGACCAAGGCCGAGTGCAAGCGTGTCAAGCTTTTCAACACCTGGGACTGGGATTGCAATACCTTCCTGGATAGC TATGAGGCCTATGACCAGCTCGCCAAATCACCTGCGGCGGCTTCGCCCACTTCGACAAGCAAGCCGTCGGTGAACGTCCAGGCCCCAGCCCCTGCTGAGAACCCGGTGGCTGCTGGCGAACAGGCCAAGGCCCCCGCCGTGGAGCAGCCGAAGGAGAAGGTTTCGGGAGCCCCGGCGGCTGGTGAACAGCGTGTTGTCCACACCGAGGAGCGTGTTGAGTACAGAGACCAGGATGGTAACTTGCTGGACATGGAGCAAGTCAAGGCCCTGGAGGGCAAGGTCGAGTTCAAGACCCGCTACGAGACTCGCACTCGCATCATTGATGCTGCCGGCAACGAAGTTTTCGTCGGCGCTCAGGAGGGCGCGCCGGTTCCTGTGGCGCCTCCACACCCGGATGTTGAGG GTGTCGACCGTGAGACTCCCAAAAACTTGGTTCCTGACGAATCCATCCCGGCTGCTGAGAAGAGCgtcgagggcgagaaggaggccgagggtaAGGTCCCCAAACCCGCTAGCGAGAGCAAGGAGAAGACcgccaaggaggagttgTAA
- a CDS encoding hypothetical protein (EggNog:ENOG503PW8I) has translation MTVAAMGQRPPHVPELGFFTLGEDLVNNPEAIVIPAVDIAKPVEIVARRTEISSHGAKGRSGPTKTEVSAAQEVKSTNGQATKAETKPVKTTGSKSKDATEEDKKNARATVESQSQEDSVDYGDQWTWSERDQDYIRTDENGKTLHYTNFQKPPDPDATSPPSPTKPGSPAGSRQNSTGPEAATKHKWEQPLDPRFQVVTKPKRFFAVGRIFKVPWFEPLGSPDPSPNDPFPSATPPNLEYSTKCPEFHGEKPLAKYRWFVVVRRRLHHSLCFSITTYAGASRSATNKACSGRDVDFVVLHNSNVVPAKPYEEENITRRPIGVIIEDQETYISPVARLDCGRIYTVEDHLRVMKVGRVHPGSLAALEEYFKDSVS, from the exons ATGACTGTCGCAGCGATGGGGCAGAGACCACCGCATGTTCCTGAGCTTGGTTTTTTTACGTTGGGTGAGGATCTAG TGAATAACCCAGAGGCAATTGTTATACCTGCGGTGGACATTGCGAAGCCTGTTGAAATTGTTGCAAGGCGCACGGAGATCAGCTCCCACGGAGCCAAGGGTAGAAGCGGTCCTACCAAAACCGAAGTCTCGGCTGCTCAGGAAGTCAAGAGTACGAACGGTCAAGCGACCAAGGCTGAGACAAAGCCTGTGAAAACAACTGGTTCAAAGTCGAAGGATGCAACCGAGGAAGACAAAAAGAACGCCAGGGCCACGGTAGAGTCTCAGAGTCAAGAAGATAGTGTGGACTACGGCGATCAGTGGACCTGGAGCGAAAGGGACCAAGATTACATCCGTACCGATGAAA ACGGCAAAACACTCCATTACACCAACTTCCAGAAACCCCCCGACCCAGATGctacatcaccacccagtCCAACAAAACCCGGATCACCAGCTGGAAGTAGACAGAACTCGACCGGACCCGAAGCCGCAACCAAACACAAATGGGAGCAGCCCTTAGACCCTC GCTTCCAAGTAGTCACCAAACCCAAACGCTTCTTCGCCGTAGGCCGCATCTTCAAAGTCCCCTGGTTCGAACCTCTCGGCTCCCCGGACCCTTCCCCCAATGACCCGTTCCCTTCAGCCACCCCCCCGAACCTCGAGTACTCTACGAAATGCCCCGAATTCCACGGTGAGAAACCGCTGGCCAAATACCGCTGGTTCGTCGTCGTCCGgcgccgcctccaccactcACTCTGtttctccatcaccacataCGCAGGAGCCAGCAGGTCAGCCACCAACAAGGCATGCAGCGGTCGGGATGTTGATTTTGTGGTCTTGCACAACAGCAATGTCGTACCTGCGAAGCCGTACGAAGAGGAGAACATCACCCGGAGGCCCATCGGGGTGATAATCGAGGATCAGGAGACGTATATCAGCCCGGTTGCGAGATTGGATTGCGGGAGGATTTACACCGTCGAGGACCACCTCAGGGTGATgaaggtggggagggtgcacCCGGGCAGCTtggcggcgttggaggagTATTTCAAGGATAGTGTTTCCTAG
- a CDS encoding hypothetical protein (EggNog:ENOG503P7C9), translating to MLVPSASLASPTPSVTPTPTFDVFGAALLRPRQTDFYGDCYNYGSNVYSCTTHLSECYSDFDFVTAGGGPENGLAYNSAVDSAVQSCVCTHGQAYWNCWYTRIATGTCSSLYDGWNELYASALGSTCSNIIGGPQGQQQPNMPTVNVVTVSTRINTPAYDGQPKFQGTGALLKDECGQASFTLVDAGNTAYYAGFLGCIKDRPDCCPWPVETAAAAVASAVSGSNAAELEKLGFDYPIPVDAKQARLQTCAEDYYSVDGGCCPSGFVPFTSAVGGQTPCWSSIKAGTTRPPTLTVERGKETKTDRETSAVVNIVWSMRYPVVEQSSGGLSVAAKAGIGAGAGVAAILIGGLAFCLWRQRKKNKQLEARQPADPNSAAAAAAQTVPQQQMAQTQPQPGQPQQFPNGQFQPMPGQQQPPPPPPPQGQYPPPAQFQNGHPSPNQYIAAGAIPPGTDPSRHSVNTSISSPSALMPQNTGASNTTNGHASELSSLSGGQNPFNTHPQSTPSPGVGAGPGGYPAPIAEADEGQHHGQNQFYGGGYQQHQGQYYNQQPQGGFPQQQQQQQQYGAPYVQQGGQQWQGQPQGQNPWQGQQYHNAAEMSAQREADPPQEVMGSYPQSNQQQQGPPPPHHHHQQQ from the exons ATGCTGGTCCCTTCAGCATCACTGGCGTCGCCGACGCCGTCAGTGACTCCGACTCCGACCTTTGATGTCTTTGGCGCTGCTTTGCTTCGACCACGCCAAACCGACTTCTATGGGGATTGCTAT AATTACGGATCCAACGTTTACTCCTGCACGACCCATCTGTCAGAATGCTACAGTGACTTTGACTTCGTGACAGCCGGAGGAGGGCCGGAGAATGGACTGGCCTACAACAGTGCCGTCGACTCCGCTGTTCAGTCATGTGTCTGCACCCATGGACAAGCCTACTGGAACTGCTGGTATACTAGAATCGCGACTGGAACCTGCTCCAGTTTGTATGACGGCTGGAATGAGCTGTACGCCTCAGCCCTCGGATCAACATGCAGCAACATCATTGGCGGCCCCCAGGGCCAGCAACAACCTAACATGCC AACCGTCAACGTCGTTACTGTCAGCACTCGTATCAACACTCCCGCCTATGACGGACAGCCCAAATTCCAAGGCACAGGTGCTCTCCTCAAGGACGAATGTGGCCAGGCCAGCTTCACTCTCGTAGACGCTGGGAATACCGCATATTACGCTGGCTTCCTCGGCTGCATCAAAGACCGCCCTGATTGCTGTCCTTGGCCCGTCGAgaccgccgccgcagcagtTGCCTCGGCGGTGTCTGGATCCAACGCGGCAGAGCTGGAGAAGCTTGGCTTCGACTACCCCATTCCTGTCGACGCAAAGCAAGCCAGACTCCAAACATGCGCTGAGGATTACTATTCTGTGGATGGCGGCTGCTGCCCCAGCGGCTTCGTACCATTCACCTCAGCGGTGGGCGGCCAGACGCCCTGCTGGTCTTCTATCAAGGCTGGAACTACCCGACCCCCTACCCTCACGGTGGAAAGGGGCAAGGAAACCAAGACGGACCGGGAGACCTCGGCGGTCGTCAACATTGTCTGGTCTATGCGTTATCCGGTTGTGGAACAAAGCTCTGGCGGCCTCTCGGTAGCAGCCAAAGCTGGCATCGGTGCCGGTGCAGGCGTAGCTGCCATCCTCATCGGTGGTCTCGCCTTTTGCCTCTGGCGTCAACGCAAAAAGAACAAGCAGCTCGAGGCCCGGCAGCCCGCCGACCCCAATTccgcagcagcggcagcagctcaAACAgtcccccagcagcaaatggcacaaacccaaccccaacccggGCAACCTCAACAGTTCCCTAACGGCCAATTCCAGCCCATGCCAggtcagcaacaaccaccaccaccaccaccaccacaaggcCAATACCCCCCGCCGGCCCAGTTCCAAAACGGccacccctctcccaacCAATACATCGCCGCTGGTGCCATACCCCCGGGAACAGACCCCTCCCGCCACAGCGTCAAcacatccatctcctccccctccgctcTCATGCCGCAAAACACCGGAGCCTCCAACACAACCAACGGCCACGCATCCGAGCTGTCATCTCTGAGCGGCGGACAAAACCCATTCAACACCCACCCTCAGAGCACCCCTTCCCCGGGAGTGGGTGCTGGACCAGGCGGGTACCCGGCGCCTATTGCCGAGGCAGATGAGGGACAGCATCATGGTCAGAATCAGTTTTACGGTGGTGGTtatcagcagcatcaaggGCAGTATTACAACCAGCAACCACAGGGAGGGttcccgcagcagcagcagcagcagcagcaatatGGTGCCCCGTACGTGCAGCAAGGGGGCCAGCAATGGCAGGGCCAGCCGCAGGGACAGAATCCGTGGCAGGGCCAGCAGTATCACAACGCGGCGGAGATGAGTGCGCAGAGGGAGGCTGATCCCCCTCAGGAGGTTATGGGGAGTTACCCGCAGAGTaatcagcagcaacagggcccaccacccccccaccaccaccaccagcagcagtga
- a CDS encoding hypothetical protein (CAZy:GH43; EggNog:ENOG503NXVZ; COG:G), whose product MAPLITNIYTADPSAHVFEGKIYIYPSHDRETDIQFNDNGDQYDMADYHVFSTESLDPAAPVVDHGVVLKTEDIPWVSKQLWAPDAATKNGKYYLYFPARDKEGIFRIGVAVGDRPEGPFTPDPEPIKGSYSIDPATFVDDDGEAYLYFGGLWGGQLQCYQKGHDVFDASWQGPKEPTGEGVPSLGARVGKLTEDMRQFAEEVRDVVILAPETGEPILADDHDRRFFEAAWMHKYNGKYYFSYSTGDTHYLAYGVGDSPYGPFTYGGRILEPVLGWTTHHSIVEFKGRWWLFHHDCELSKGVDHLRSVKVKEIFYDKDGKIVTEKPE is encoded by the coding sequence ATGGCCCCCCTCATCACGAACATCTACACGGCCGACCCTTCAGCCCACGTCTTCGAAGGCAAAATCTACATCTACCCCTCCCACGATCGGGAAACCGATATCCAGTTCAACGACAATGGCGACCAATACGACATGGCCGACTACCACGTCTTCTCCACCGAGTCCCTCGACCCCGCCGCCCCTGTAGTCGACCACGGCGTCGTCCTCAAGACAGAAGACATCCCCTGGGTGTCCAAGCAGCTCTGGGCGCCTGACGCGGCCACCAAGAACGGGAAATACTACCTCTACTTCCCCGCCCGCGACAAGGAGGGCATCTTCCGCATCGGTGTCGCGGTCGGGGACCGCCCCGAGGGCCCCTTCACCCCCGACCCGGAGCCCATCAAGGGGTCCTACTCCATCGACCCTGCCACCTTTGTTGACGATGACGGGGAGGCGTATCTCTACTTTGGCGGCCTCTGGGGCGGGCAGCTGCAGTGCTACCAGAAGGGGCACGACGTCTTCGACGCCAGCTGGCAGGGCCCCAAGGAGCCGACGGGCGAGGGCGTCCCCTCCCTCGGTGCCCGCGTTGGCAAGCTGACAGAGGACATGCGCCAGTTCGCCGAGGAGGTCAGGGATGTGGTCATCCTCGCCCCCGAGACCGGCGAGCCCATCCTCGCCGACGACCACGACAGACGCTTCTTTGAGGCGGCGTGGATGCACAAGTACAACGGGAAGTACTACTTCTCTTACTCCACCGGCGACACCCACTACCTCGCCTATGGTGTCGGCGACAGCCCCTACGGTCCCTTCACCTATGGCGGGAGGATTTTGGAGCCAGTGCTGGGCTGGACCACCCATCACTCCATTGTCGAGTTCAAGGGGCGCTGGTGGCTGTTCCACCACGACTGCGAGCTCAGCAAGGGTGTTGACCACTTGCGGTctgtcaaggtcaaggagatCTTTTATGACAAGGATGGCAAGATTGTTACCGAGAAACCCGAGTAA
- a CDS encoding hypothetical protein (EggNog:ENOG503NYN1; COG:I; COG:O; COG:T) — translation MIIGNYGATDDVDMDVDPEDAGPARLAVIPDEDIGTQIRDISASNPGKTLLPTPVAKVVSFATRSTGLALRMSTVIGGYGFDAAKLTTLSSLELGRSILGGIISRAGKDVISRSGTDLGRADAETTLERSLENLHRTMTQIVFWTTTSFHMTGTTLAMFSETSQLLLSTLDQFFGSTDSSRAMASIITLIRREFQNPATGRQGEKVGVIDLMLGLCGMAYLQRWCRRLLEEESRTLRVEEVVWDVVVLSDGVRVDVHEGSLYGVHNGSYAAEEASSKETVIAINSNGELNDDDRSRLPVAQLEQQIMRSLPDNARVSITRQIRTTEIITVEVTGGDEDIRVDTPPGVELIEEPRAVRHSLSQTQLRGRPENSISDSRFVFRHSRSHERRSWFQKEHGDVSQVPGFVERMDTESPGTSDVETDEEDPPPPPSVPPKSSREQLRPPIRRPNFQGSGSPISPSSISKPSRIPSASRHGVENAANQKRPRIPPTDSSSNNDRPSSSSGRQSFNRLLPSYKQQKEDSGPSIGSSAKKGGFRSAFTKPGRLFNREDSGSESSAGKTKETAKPVKPARPPSHLAVPSKQSSLIPKQPVIVPPQKTTATKTSRPGTADSRRSVPRSESRASYISVHSRRDSSISQTETFSITTADDYRPVSPYQEKSSTNPVVRKARSDRELGGPLGGPGTNHRRVKSHMYAPSIYTLRANESQSSLVPYQNYQSRSAYSDTEALGTLRKAGKLDTIFPNDHFLTNITRYMRFASASYGSNFLRVLGIAKEMPILRALDDTHHELRCFAHHTESDANSILLSSFVDPQGGSDGTGSTNTGVPLVHYISLDHKAKAVVLACRGTLGFEDVLADMTCDYDDLVWRGKAYKVHKGVHASAKRLLYGGDGRVLNTLKQALEEFSDYGLVLTGHSLGGAVTALLGVMLSEPHPSSSTFITSPNPHTRLLGDGTTTTAFRHQEICLPAGRPVHVFAYGPPSTMSASLSKATRGLITSIVNGNDLVPYLSLGVLHDFQAVSLAFKTDNNEAKVEVRQRIWDALQSGIADKWYGSSGSGGESCKREDDDQWAYAALKVLRASMMSQKLLPPGEVFVVESTRVLRRDAFLVPEIGGEDLGRPAHRVVLKYVRDVEKRFREVRFGTSMLTDHSPGKYEDALNKLRSGVMDH, via the coding sequence ATGATTATTGGAAACTATGGAGCCACAGACGATGTCGATATGGACGTGGATCCGGAGGACGCAGGTCCTGCTCGACTTGCCGTGATTCCTGACGAGGACATCGGAACCCAGATTCGCGATATCTCAGCCTCGAATCCTGGGAAGACCCTTCTGCCAACCCCGGTGGCCAAAGTCGTCAGTTTTGCGACCCGGTCTACAGGTCTAGCTCTACGTATGAGCACGGTAATAGGTGGATATGGCTTCGATGCCGCAAAGCTCACCACCTTGTCGAGTCTGGAACTTGGTCGCAGTATTCTCGGAGGCATCATCAGCAGAGCTGGAAAAGATGTCATCTCGCGTTCTGGCACAGATCTCGGAAGAGCAGATGCTGAAACTACACTTGAACGGAGCCTTGAAAACTTGCACAGGACCATGACCCAGATCGTCTTTTGGACCACAACCAGTTTTCACATGACGGGTACAACGCTCGCCATGTTTTCTGAGActtcccagctcctcctgTCGACCCTGGATCAGTTTTTCGGCTCAACAGATTCATCGCGGGCCATGGCAAGCATCATCACTTTGATCCGTCGCGAGTTTCAGAACCCCGCAACGGGCAGACAGGGAGAAAAGGTCGGCGTGATTGACTTGATGCTGGGCCTGTGTGGGATGGCATATCTGCAGAGATGGTGTCGGCGCCTGCTCGAAGAGGAGAGTCGTACCTTGAGGGTCGAGGAGGTAGTGTGGGACGTGGTAGTGCTGAGTGATGGTGTTCGGGTTGATGTGCATGAGGGGAGTCTGTATGGAGTACACAACGGATCGTacgccgccgaggaggcctCGTCGAAGGAAACAGTGATcgccatcaacagcaacggcGAACTCAACGACGATGACCGAAGTCGCCTTCCTGTGGCCCAACTAGAGCAACAAATCATGAGGTCTCTTCCCGATAACGCTAGAGTGTCTATCACCCGGCAGATTCGCACGACCGAGATTATCACAGTGGAGGTTACcggcggtgatgaggatATCAGGGTTGACACACCTCCTGGCGTGGAACTGATTGAGGAGCCCCGGGCTGTTCGCCACAGCTTGTCCCAGACTCAACTGCGTGGCCGCCCGGAGAACAGCATCTCTGATTCTCGGTTTGTGTTCCGGCATTCACGAAGTCACGAGAGGCGAAGCTGGTTTCAAAAGGAGCACGGAGATGTCAGCCAGGTTCCCGGGTTTGTGGAACGGATGGACACGGAGTCTCCCGGAACGTCAGACGTGGAAACGGACGAAGAAgacccgccaccaccaccatcggtCCCTCCTAAGTCATCGAGAGAACAATTACGACCACCTATCCGACGCCCCAACTTCCAAGGCTCTGGTTCGCCGATATCGCCGTCTTCCATCAGCAAACCATCCCGTATACCTTCTGCATCGAGACACGGGGTGGAGAACGCAGCAAATCAGAAGCGACCAAGGATACCCCCAACCGATTCCTCATCAAACAATGACAGGCCGAGCTCCTCTTCCGGAAGACAGTCATTCAACCGATTGCTGCCTTCCTACAAGCAGCAGAAGGAAGATTCGGGTCCTAGTATAGGCTCCTCGGCCAAGAAAGGGGGTTTCAGAAGCGCGTTTACCAAGCCAGGACGGCTCTTTAATAGAGAGGATTCTGGCTCAGAGAGCAGCGCCGGGAAGACCAAGGAAACTGCGAAGCCTGTCAAGCCCGCCAGGCCACCATCACATCTAGCAGTTCCTAGCAAACAGTCCTCCCTGATTCCAAAACAGCCTGTAATTGTGCCGCCACAGAAGACAACAGCGACAAAAACATCACGGCCAGGGACTGCTGATTCACGCCGAAGTGTTCCGAGGAGCGAGTCGCGGGCTAGCTATATTTCAGTGCACAGCCGTCGGGACTCTTCCATCTCCCAAACCGAAACATTCTCTATCACAACCGCGGATGACTATCGGCCGGTCTCACCTTATCAGGAGAAGTCGTCAACCAATCCTGTTGTTAGGAAGGCGAGGTCGGACAGAGAGCTTGGTGGTCCGCTTGGTGGTCCAGGGACTAACCATCGTCGGGTCAAATCTCACATGTATGCGCCCAGCATCTACACTCTCAGGGCCAATGAATCGCAAAGTTCGCTTGTTCCATACCAAAACTACCAGTCCAGGAGTGCCTACAGCGATACCGAGGCGTTGGGCACTCTGCGAAAAGCTGGGAAGCTGGACACCATCTTTCCCAACGACCATTTTCTGACCAACATCACTCGATACATGAGATTCGCTTCTGCTTCTTATGGGTCAAACTTCCTCAGAGTGCTGGGCATTGCCAAAGAGATGCCCATCTTGCGCGCCCTCGATGACACCCACCACGAACTCCGCTGCTTCGCTCACCACACCGAATCCGATGCCAACAGCATTCTGCTCTCCTCCTTTGTCGACCCCCAAGGTGGCTCTGACGGCACGGGCTCCACCAACACTGGCGTACCCCTCGTTCATTACATCTCTCTTGACCACAAGGCCAAAGCCGTTGTGCTTGCCTGCCGTGGGACGCTTGGCTTCGAAGATGTCTTGGCAGACATGACGTGTGACTATGATGACCTTGTCTGGCGTGGCAAGGCTTACAAAGTCCACAAAGGTGTCCACGCTTCGGCCAAGCGGCTGCTCTATGGCGGCGACGGCAGGGTCCTCAACACGCTCAAGCAAGCCCTGGAAGAATTCTCCGATTACGGTCTCGTTCTCACCGGTCACTCCCTTGGCGGTGCTGTTACCGCTCTCTTGGGAGTCATGCTCTCGGAGCCACACCCAAGCAGTTCCACTTTCATCACCTCACCCAACCCTCATACTCGACTCCTCGGCGACGGCACCACAACTACTGCTTTCCGGCATCAAGAGATATGCCTCCCTGCTGGCCGCCCGGTTCACGTTTTCGCCTATGGCCCGCCTTCGACGATGTCGGCTTCTCTGAGCAAAGCTACTCGCGGTCTGATCACCAGCATTGTCAACGGCAACGACCTCGTGCCCTATCTTTCACTGGGAGTCCTCCACGACTTTCAGGCAGTGTCGCTGGCCTTCAAGACAGACAACAATGAGGCCAAGGTGGAAGTCAGACAGCGAATCTGGGACGCGTTGCAGTCAGGGATAGCAGACAAGTGGTATGGCTCTAGCGGGAGCGGTGGCGAGTCTTgcaagagggaggatgacgatCAGTGGGCTTATGCTGCGCTCAAGGTTCTCAGAGCGAGCATGATGAGCCAGAAGTTGCTGCCGCCTGGAGAGGTGTTCGTTGTGGAGAGCACACGGGTGTTGAGGCGAGATGCCTTTTTGGTGCCGGAGATTGGCGGAGAGGATCTGGGAAGACCAGCCCACCGAGTGGTGTTGAAGTATGTGAGGGATGTAGAGAAAAGGTtcagggaggtgaggtttggGACGAGCATGCTGACTGATCACAGTCCTGGGAAGTATGAGGATGCGTTGAACAAGTTGAGGTCTGGTGTGATGGACCACTGA